Proteins from one Apis cerana isolate GH-2021 linkage group LG11, AcerK_1.0, whole genome shotgun sequence genomic window:
- the LOC107999361 gene encoding kinesin-like protein unc-104 isoform X6 yields MSSVKVAVRVRPFNNREISREAQCIIEMSGSTTSILNPKAPPGSKDSVKSFNYDYSYFSMDPNDANYSSQLMVYKDIGEEMLEHAFEGYNVCIFAYGQTGAGKSYTMMGKQEEGQEGIIPQICKDLFRKISRNSNECLKYSVEVSYMEIYCERVRDLLNPKNKGNLRVREHPLLGPYVEDLSKLAVMSYQDIHDLIDEGNKARTVAATNMNETSSRSHAVFTIFFTQQKQDSATGLVTEKVSKISLVDLAGSERADSTGAKGTRLKEGANINKSLTTLGKVISALAEIATKKKKKADFIPYRDSVLTWLLRENLGGNSKTAMIAAVSPADINYDETLSTLRYADRAKQIVCKAVVNEDANAKLIRELKEEIQKLRELLKQEGIDVQEGDEIVRVVKREDDVKETRPRIPSHTTSTIAEEAVDQLQASEKLIAELNETWEEKLKRTELIRLQREAVFAEMGVAVKEDGVTVGVFSPKKTPHLVNLNEDPMMSECLIYYIKDGFTRIGSAEANIPQDIQLCGPHILSEHCVFENHEGIITLMPKKGALIYVNGREVTEPVILKTGSRVILGKNHVFRFNHPDQVRERREKGSPVETPGNGETVDWNFAQIELLEKQGIDLKAEMEKRLLVLEEQFRKEKEEADQLFEEQRKSYEARIDALQRQVEEQSMTMSMYSSYTPEDFNNIEEDIFVNPLFDAESNWTEREFQLAAWAFRKWKYHQFTSLRDDLWGNAIFLKEANAISVELKKKVQFQFTLLTDTLYSPLPPDLLPVVDDVLEEEERPFPRTIVAVEVQDTKNGATHYWTLDKLRQRLELMRHVYNEDSSSSTPEAKEDIFQCLTAYSNPKFSLANLLPSRQKLELMREMYHNEAELSPTSPDFNIESITGGDPFYDRFPWFRMVGRSFIYLSNLMYPVPLIHKVAIVNEKGDVKGYLRVTVQAVVEEENNEYSSGVRQSARISFEDDLFGNNQKQNKRNILLTQTLEKNRQILLHEERVVEGHNEQKEIKDEDDIGDADSGRGDSSVSSDMKEEDLPDHLQLGSEFTFRVTVLQAMGISTEYADIFCQFNFLHRHDEAFSTEPVKNTGKGNSPGFYHVQNITVTVTKSFLEYLKTQPIVFEVFGHYQQHPLHKDAKLEYVRQPPKRMLPPSIPISQPVRSPKFGSVLPSPSTSHVHAKYDVLVWFEICELAPNGEYVPSVVDHSDDLPCRGLFLLHQGIQRRIRITIVHEPASELRWKDVRELVVGRIRNTPEPEEEDNDSSVLSLGLFPGEYLEVPGDDRCMFRFEAAWDSSLHNSALLNRVTAYGEQIFMTISAYLELENCGRPAIITKDLSMIIYGRDARVGPRSLKHLFSGSYRNQEANRLSGVYELVLRRSSEAGSPGVQRRQRRVLDTSSTYVRGEENLHGWRPRGDSLIFDHQWELEKLTRLEEVGKVRHTLLLREKLGIDKVSFCNKISHDFTKSEKDVCNMMAKATNETHASPVKLKRSTSKDIYEPWEMSEREKELALKCIKLIQGRIPNKEPILLSDVSPGEDMADMSTSMMSSVISSSSQESVYERASDYLEQAAGIIVWSKSKSCILRLSSPERARLQELQESILASESASQSCTIAPAPLGSSSPSKENLVLYVPEVEEIRISPVIARKGYLNVLEHKTNGWKKRWVAVRRPYVLIFREEKDPVERALINLATAQVEYSEDQLAMVKVPNTFSVVTKHRGYLLQTLGDKEVYDWLYAINPLLAGQIRSKLARKGPAATNLNNASPVGLIPPIDQQSNQNKYIH; encoded by the exons ATGTCGTCGGTAAAGGTGGCGGTGAGGGTACGACCCTTCAATAATCGAGAAATCTCGCGCGAGGCACAATGCATCATCGAAATGTCCGGCAGCACTACtt CGATATTAAATCCCAAAGCACCACCGGGCAGCAAAGATTCGGTCAAGAGCTTCAATTACGATTATTCCTATTTTTCCATGGAT CCAAATGACGCAAATTATTCTTCACAACTTATGGTCTATAAGGATATCGGTGAAGAGATGTTGGAACATGCCTTCGAAG GTTATAATGTCTGTATATTCGCATATGGACAAACTGGCGCAGGTAAATCGTATACTATGATGGGCAAACAAGAAGAGGGTCAAGAGGGAATAATACCTCAAATTTGCAAGgatctttttagaaaaatcagTCGTAATTCAAACGAGTGCCTGAAATATTCTGTAGAAGTCAGTTACATGGAAATATACTGCGAAAGAGTACGGGATCTCTTGAATCCTAAGAACAAGGGAAATCTTCGGGTAAGAGAACACCCTCTACTTGGACCGTATGTTGAGGATTTATCGAAATTGGCGGTGATGTCCTATCAAGATATTCATGATCTTATCGATGAAGGCAATAAAGCAAG aaCGGTAGCAGCtacaaatatgaatgaaacatCTAGCAGATCTCACGCTGTATTTACGATATTCTTTACACAACAAAAACAAGATTCTGCGACTGGATTAGTGACAGAAAAAGTTAGCAAAATTTCACTCGTCGATTTAGCAGGTTCTGAAAGGGCTGATTCTACTGGTGCAAAAGGTACAAGATTAAAAGAAGGtgctaatattaataaaagcttAACAACCCTTGGAAAAGTCATCAGTGCTCTAGCTGAAATT GcgactaaaaagaaaaagaaggctGATTTTATCCCTTATAGAGATTCTGTTCTAACATGGCTATTGAGAGAAAATCTAGGAGGTAATTCTAAAACAGCGATGATTGCGGCAGTGAGTCCAGCAGATATCAATTACGATGAAACTCTTTCTACTTTAcg ATACGCAGACAGAGCGAAACAAATAGTTTGCAAGGCTGTCGTTAATGAAGATGCAAACGCGAAACTTATCAGGGAACTTAAAGAAGAGATTCAGAAGCTACGAGAATTGCTGAAACAAGAGGGTATTGATGTACAAGAAG GAGACGAAATTGTCCGAGTAGTCAAACGTGAGGACGATGTGAAGGAAACTCGACCTAGAATCCCGTCACACACTACATCGACTATCGCTGAAGAAGCAGTAGATCAATTGCAAGCTTCGGAAAAACTTATAGctg aattgaatgaaacatgggaagagaaattgaaacgaaCCGAGCTAATTCGTTTGCAACGTGAGGCAGTGTTCGCTGAAATGGGAGTTGCTGTGAAAGAGGACGGTGTTACTGTTGGTGTGTTCTCTCCAAAAAAGACTCCTCACTTGGTGAATCTGAACGAGGATCCTATGATGTctgaatgtttaatttattacatcaagGATGGCTTCACGCGTATCGGTAGTGCCGAAGCTAACATACCACAAGATATTCAGCTATGTGGACCTCATATATTAAGTGAACACTGTGTTTTTGAGAATCACGAGGGTATTATTACTCTAATGCCCAAAAAAGGAgctttaatttatgtaaatggaCGCGAAGTCACTGAGCCAGTTATTTTGAAAACCGGATCTCGTGTCATTTTAGGAAAGAATCATGTATTCAGATTCAATCATCCTGATCAag ttcgcgaacgaagagaaaaaggatcTCCCGTTGAAACTCCTGGAAATGGAGAGACAGTTGACTGGAACTTTGCACAGATCGAATTGTTAGAAAAGCAAGGAATCGATTTAAAGGCTGAAATGGAGAAAAGACTATTAGTTCTGGAAGAACAATTCCgtaaagagaaggaagaagcaGATCAATTGTTCGAAGAACAAAGAAAa agTTATGAAGCTCGAATAGATGCACTACAAAGACAAGTGGAGGAACAAAGCATGACAATGTCCATGTACAGCAGTTATACACCTGAAGATTTCAATAACATTGAAGAAGATATTTTcg TCAACCCCTTGTTTGACGCAGAGAGCAACTGGACCGAGAGAGAATTCCAGCTGGCCGCTTGGGCCTTTCGCAAATGGAAATATCATCAATTCACAAGTCTTCGAGACGATCTCTGGGGCAACGCTATATTCCTCAAAGAAGCTAACGCTATTTCTGTCGAACTCAAAAAGAAG GTACAATTCCAGTTTACTTTACTCACGGATACGCTTTATTCACCACTTCCACCGGATCTTTTGCCCGTTGTGGATGATGTtttggaagaagaggaaagaccGTTCCCACGTACTATAGTCGCTGTAGAGGTTCAAGATACAAAGAATGGCGCAACACATTATTGGACACTCGATAAACTTAG ACAGCGCTTGGAGTTGATGCGACACGTGTACAACGAGGACTCGAGCTCCAGCACTCCGGAGGCCAAAGAGGATATTTTCCAATGTCTAACGGCCTACTCTAATCCGAAGTTCTCACTCGCAAATCTTTTGCCTTCGAG acAAAAACTGGAATTGATGCGTGAAATGTACCACAATGAAGCAGAATTATCTCCAACATCTCCAGATTTCAATATTGAATCCATAACCGGAGGTGATCCATTCTACGATCGTTTTCCTTGGTTCCGAATGGTTGGCAG GTCCTTTATATATCTAAGCAATCTTATGTATCCTGTACCACTAATTCACAAAGTTGCAATAGTAAACGAAAAAGGAGATGTAAAAGGCTACTTGCGTGTGACTGTGCAAGCTGTCGTTG AAGAGGAAAACAATGAATATTCAAGTGGCGTCAGACAATCAGCTAGAATTTCCTTCGAAGATGATCTATTTGGCAATAATCAAAAGCAGAATAAACGCAACATTCTATTGACTCAGACTCTTGAGAAGAATCGACAGATCTTGTTGCATGAAGAACGTGTTGTAGAAGGTCATAACGAgcaaaaggaaattaaagatGAGGATGATATTGGTGATGCAGACAGCGGTAGAGGCGACAGTTCAGTTTCTAGTGATATGAAGGAAGAAGATTTGCCAGACCACTTACAACTCGGTTCCGAATTCACATTCAGAGTTACTGTGTTGCAAGCAATGGGTATTTCTACCGAATATGCTGATATTTTTTGCCAATTTAA TTTCTTGCATCGACATGATGAAGCATTTTCAACGGAACCGGTTAAAAATACAGGAAAGGGTAATTCTCCTGGATTTTATCATGTACAAAAt atTACGGTAACAGTAACAAAGTCATTTTTGGAATATCTAAAAACTCAGCCGATTGTCTTCGAAGTTTTTGGACATTATCAACAACATCCTTTGCATAAAGATGCCAAACTTGAAta TGTGAGACAACCACCAAAGAGAATGCTTCCACCATCCATACCAATCAGTCAACCTGTACGTTCACCGAAATTTGGTAGCGTTTTACCATCTCCCAGTACATCACACGTACATGCAAAATACGATGTATTAGTTTGGTTCGAAATTTGTGAATTAGCGCCAAATGGTGAATATGTACCCTCCGTGGTCGATCATAGTGATGATCTACCATGCCGTGGATTATTTTTGCTGCATCAGGGAATTCAACGTCGTATTCGAATTACTATTGTTCACGAACCAGCATCTGAATTGCGATGGAAAGATGTTAGAGAATTGGTTGTAGGTCGTATTAGAAACACTCCAGaaccagaagaagaagacaatGATTCATCCGTGCTCTCATTAGGTCTATTTCCTGGTGAATATTTAGAAGTACCCGGTGATGATAGATGCATGTTCAGATTTGAAGCAGCATGGGATAGTTCTCTTCATAATTCAGCTTTGCTGAATAGAGTCACAGCATATGGAGAACAAATCTTTATGACCATTTCTGCATATCTCGaa ttGGAAAATTGTGGAAGGCCGGCGATCATCACAAAAGACTTAAGCATGATTATTTATGGCAGAGACGCTAGAGTAGGACCACGTTCTCTGAAGCATCTGTTCAGCGGAAGTTATCGCAATCAGGAAGCGAATAGGCTCAGTGGTGTTTACGAGTTGGTCCTACGTCGTTCTTCGGAAGCAGGTAGCCCAG gtgTTCAGAGGCGACAACGTCGTGTATTAGACACCAGTTCTACATATGTtagaggagaagaaaatctTCATGGATGGAGACCTCGAGGAGATAGTTTAATATTCGATCATCAATgggaattagaaaaattgacgAGATTAGAAGAAGTGGGGAAAGTAAGACACACATTACTATTACGAGAAAAACTTGGTATTGATAAAGTATCATTCtgcaataaaatatcacaTGATTTCACCAAAAGTGAAAag GACGTTTGTAACATGATGGCGAAGGCAACAAACGAAACGCATGCTAGTCCGGTAAAATTGAAGCGTTCAACAAGTAAAGACATTTATGAACCTTGGGAAATGtccgagagagaaaaagaattagcTTTGAAATGTATCAAACTTATTCAAGGTCGAATTCCAAACAAAGAACCTATTTTATTGTCAGATGTTTCACCTGGAGAAGATATGGCTGATATGTCGACATCTATGATGTCTTCGGTGATATCATCTTCGTCTCAAGAGTCAGTATACGAGAGAGCTAGTGATTACTTAGAGCAG GCCGCTGGTATAATAGTATGGAGCAAGTCTAAGTCGTGCATCCTTAGGTTAAGTTCACCAGAAAGAGCTAGACTGCAGGAATTGCAGGAAAGTATATTAGCCAGTGAATCTGCTAGCCAATCATGTACTATTGCGCCGGCTCCGTTGGGTTCATCTTCTCCATCAAAGGAGAATTTAGTTCTCTACGTTCCAGAAGTCGAAGAAATACGTATCAGTCCAGTTATTGCTAGGAAAGGATATTTGAATGTTCTCGAACACAAGACTAATGGTTGGAAGAAACGCTGGGtg GCTGTGCGACGACCATATGTTTTAATCtttcgagaagaaaaggaTCCAGTGGAGAGAGCTCTTATTAATTTAGCTACTGCTCAAGTTGAATATTCTGAAGATCAATTAGCTATGGTAAAAGTACCAAATACTTTcag tgTAGTCACAAAACATCGaggatatttattacaaacattAGGAGACAAAGAGGTTTATGACTGGCTATATGCTATTAATCCTCTTCTTGCTGGTCAAATCAG GTCAAAACTAGCGCGCAAAGGTCCGGCAGCtacaaatttgaataatgcTTCACCTGTTGGTCTAATTCCGCCAATAGATCAACAATCGAACCAAAATAA GTATATTCATTAA
- the LOC107999361 gene encoding kinesin-like protein unc-104 isoform X15, with product MSSVKVAVRVRPFNNREISREAQCIIEMSGSTTSILNPKAPPGSKDSVKSFNYDYSYFSMDPNDANYSSQLMVYKDIGEEMLEHAFEGYNVCIFAYGQTGAGKSYTMMGKQEEGQEGIIPQICKDLFRKISRNSNECLKYSVEVSYMEIYCERVRDLLNPKNKGNLRVREHPLLGPYVEDLSKLAVMSYQDIHDLIDEGNKARTVAATNMNETSSRSHAVFTIFFTQQKQDSATGLVTEKVSKISLVDLAGSERADSTGAKGTRLKEGANINKSLTTLGKVISALAEIATKKKKKADFIPYRDSVLTWLLRENLGGNSKTAMIAAVSPADINYDETLSTLRYADRAKQIVCKAVVNEDANAKLIRELKEEIQKLRELLKQEGIDVQEGPDGKVTYEKKESRDEIVRVVKREDDVKETRPRIPSHTTSTIAEEAVDQLQASEKLIAELNETWEEKLKRTELIRLQREAVFAEMGVAVKEDGVTVGVFSPKKTPHLVNLNEDPMMSECLIYYIKDGFTRIGSAEANIPQDIQLCGPHILSEHCVFENHEGIITLMPKKGALIYVNGREVTEPVILKTGSRVILGKNHVFRFNHPDQVRERREKGSPVETPGNGETVDWNFAQIELLEKQGIDLKAEMEKRLLVLEEQFRKEKEEADQLFEEQRKSYEARIDALQRQVEEQSMTMSMYSSYTPEDFNNIEEDIFESNWTEREFQLAAWAFRKWKYHQFTSLRDDLWGNAIFLKEANAISVELKKKVQFQFTLLTDTLYSPLPPDLLPVVDDVLEEEERPFPRTIVAVEVQDTKNGATHYWTLDKLRQKLELMREMYHNEAELSPTSPDFNIESITGGDPFYDRFPWFRMVGRSFIYLSNLMYPVPLIHKVAIVNEKGDVKGYLRVTVQAVVEEENNEYSSGVRQSARISFEDDLFGNNQKQNKRNILLTQTLEKNRQILLHEERVVEGHNEQKEIKDEDDIGDADSGRGDSSVSSDMKEEDLPDHLQLGSEFTFRVTVLQAMGISTEYADIFCQFNFLHRHDEAFSTEPVKNTGKGNSPGFYHVQNITVTVTKSFLEYLKTQPIVFEVFGHYQQHPLHKDAKLEYVRQPPKRMLPPSIPISQPVRSPKFGSVLPSPSTSHVHAKYDVLVWFEICELAPNGEYVPSVVDHSDDLPCRGLFLLHQGIQRRIRITIVHEPASELRWKDVRELVVGRIRNTPEPEEEDNDSSVLSLGLFPGEYLEVPGDDRCMFRFEAAWDSSLHNSALLNRVTAYGEQIFMTISAYLELENCGRPAIITKDLSMIIYGRDARVGPRSLKHLFSGSYRNQEANRLSGVYELVLRRSSEAGVQRRQRRVLDTSSTYVRGEENLHGWRPRGDSLIFDHQWELEKLTRLEEVGKVRHTLLLREKLGIDKVSFCNKISHDFTKSEKDVCNMMAKATNETHASPVKLKRSTSKDIYEPWEMSEREKELALKCIKLIQGRIPNKEPILLSDVSPGEDMADMSTSMMSSVISSSSQESVYERASDYLEQAAGIIVWSKSKSCILRLSSPERARLQELQESILASESASQSCTIAPAPLGSSSPSKENLVLYVPEVEEIRISPVIARKGYLNVLEHKTNGWKKRWVAVRRPYVLIFREEKDPVERALINLATAQVEYSEDQLAMVKVPNTFSVVTKHRGYLLQTLGDKEVYDWLYAINPLLAGQIRSKLARKGPAATNLNNASPVGLIPPIDQQSNQNKYIH from the exons ATGTCGTCGGTAAAGGTGGCGGTGAGGGTACGACCCTTCAATAATCGAGAAATCTCGCGCGAGGCACAATGCATCATCGAAATGTCCGGCAGCACTACtt CGATATTAAATCCCAAAGCACCACCGGGCAGCAAAGATTCGGTCAAGAGCTTCAATTACGATTATTCCTATTTTTCCATGGAT CCAAATGACGCAAATTATTCTTCACAACTTATGGTCTATAAGGATATCGGTGAAGAGATGTTGGAACATGCCTTCGAAG GTTATAATGTCTGTATATTCGCATATGGACAAACTGGCGCAGGTAAATCGTATACTATGATGGGCAAACAAGAAGAGGGTCAAGAGGGAATAATACCTCAAATTTGCAAGgatctttttagaaaaatcagTCGTAATTCAAACGAGTGCCTGAAATATTCTGTAGAAGTCAGTTACATGGAAATATACTGCGAAAGAGTACGGGATCTCTTGAATCCTAAGAACAAGGGAAATCTTCGGGTAAGAGAACACCCTCTACTTGGACCGTATGTTGAGGATTTATCGAAATTGGCGGTGATGTCCTATCAAGATATTCATGATCTTATCGATGAAGGCAATAAAGCAAG aaCGGTAGCAGCtacaaatatgaatgaaacatCTAGCAGATCTCACGCTGTATTTACGATATTCTTTACACAACAAAAACAAGATTCTGCGACTGGATTAGTGACAGAAAAAGTTAGCAAAATTTCACTCGTCGATTTAGCAGGTTCTGAAAGGGCTGATTCTACTGGTGCAAAAGGTACAAGATTAAAAGAAGGtgctaatattaataaaagcttAACAACCCTTGGAAAAGTCATCAGTGCTCTAGCTGAAATT GcgactaaaaagaaaaagaaggctGATTTTATCCCTTATAGAGATTCTGTTCTAACATGGCTATTGAGAGAAAATCTAGGAGGTAATTCTAAAACAGCGATGATTGCGGCAGTGAGTCCAGCAGATATCAATTACGATGAAACTCTTTCTACTTTAcg ATACGCAGACAGAGCGAAACAAATAGTTTGCAAGGCTGTCGTTAATGAAGATGCAAACGCGAAACTTATCAGGGAACTTAAAGAAGAGATTCAGAAGCTACGAGAATTGCTGAAACAAGAGGGTATTGATGTACAAGAAG GGCCAGATGGTAAAGTCAcatatgaaaagaaagaatcta GAGACGAAATTGTCCGAGTAGTCAAACGTGAGGACGATGTGAAGGAAACTCGACCTAGAATCCCGTCACACACTACATCGACTATCGCTGAAGAAGCAGTAGATCAATTGCAAGCTTCGGAAAAACTTATAGctg aattgaatgaaacatgggaagagaaattgaaacgaaCCGAGCTAATTCGTTTGCAACGTGAGGCAGTGTTCGCTGAAATGGGAGTTGCTGTGAAAGAGGACGGTGTTACTGTTGGTGTGTTCTCTCCAAAAAAGACTCCTCACTTGGTGAATCTGAACGAGGATCCTATGATGTctgaatgtttaatttattacatcaagGATGGCTTCACGCGTATCGGTAGTGCCGAAGCTAACATACCACAAGATATTCAGCTATGTGGACCTCATATATTAAGTGAACACTGTGTTTTTGAGAATCACGAGGGTATTATTACTCTAATGCCCAAAAAAGGAgctttaatttatgtaaatggaCGCGAAGTCACTGAGCCAGTTATTTTGAAAACCGGATCTCGTGTCATTTTAGGAAAGAATCATGTATTCAGATTCAATCATCCTGATCAag ttcgcgaacgaagagaaaaaggatcTCCCGTTGAAACTCCTGGAAATGGAGAGACAGTTGACTGGAACTTTGCACAGATCGAATTGTTAGAAAAGCAAGGAATCGATTTAAAGGCTGAAATGGAGAAAAGACTATTAGTTCTGGAAGAACAATTCCgtaaagagaaggaagaagcaGATCAATTGTTCGAAGAACAAAGAAAa agTTATGAAGCTCGAATAGATGCACTACAAAGACAAGTGGAGGAACAAAGCATGACAATGTCCATGTACAGCAGTTATACACCTGAAGATTTCAATAACATTGAAGAAGATATTTTcg AGAGCAACTGGACCGAGAGAGAATTCCAGCTGGCCGCTTGGGCCTTTCGCAAATGGAAATATCATCAATTCACAAGTCTTCGAGACGATCTCTGGGGCAACGCTATATTCCTCAAAGAAGCTAACGCTATTTCTGTCGAACTCAAAAAGAAG GTACAATTCCAGTTTACTTTACTCACGGATACGCTTTATTCACCACTTCCACCGGATCTTTTGCCCGTTGTGGATGATGTtttggaagaagaggaaagaccGTTCCCACGTACTATAGTCGCTGTAGAGGTTCAAGATACAAAGAATGGCGCAACACATTATTGGACACTCGATAAACTTAG acAAAAACTGGAATTGATGCGTGAAATGTACCACAATGAAGCAGAATTATCTCCAACATCTCCAGATTTCAATATTGAATCCATAACCGGAGGTGATCCATTCTACGATCGTTTTCCTTGGTTCCGAATGGTTGGCAG GTCCTTTATATATCTAAGCAATCTTATGTATCCTGTACCACTAATTCACAAAGTTGCAATAGTAAACGAAAAAGGAGATGTAAAAGGCTACTTGCGTGTGACTGTGCAAGCTGTCGTTG AAGAGGAAAACAATGAATATTCAAGTGGCGTCAGACAATCAGCTAGAATTTCCTTCGAAGATGATCTATTTGGCAATAATCAAAAGCAGAATAAACGCAACATTCTATTGACTCAGACTCTTGAGAAGAATCGACAGATCTTGTTGCATGAAGAACGTGTTGTAGAAGGTCATAACGAgcaaaaggaaattaaagatGAGGATGATATTGGTGATGCAGACAGCGGTAGAGGCGACAGTTCAGTTTCTAGTGATATGAAGGAAGAAGATTTGCCAGACCACTTACAACTCGGTTCCGAATTCACATTCAGAGTTACTGTGTTGCAAGCAATGGGTATTTCTACCGAATATGCTGATATTTTTTGCCAATTTAA TTTCTTGCATCGACATGATGAAGCATTTTCAACGGAACCGGTTAAAAATACAGGAAAGGGTAATTCTCCTGGATTTTATCATGTACAAAAt atTACGGTAACAGTAACAAAGTCATTTTTGGAATATCTAAAAACTCAGCCGATTGTCTTCGAAGTTTTTGGACATTATCAACAACATCCTTTGCATAAAGATGCCAAACTTGAAta TGTGAGACAACCACCAAAGAGAATGCTTCCACCATCCATACCAATCAGTCAACCTGTACGTTCACCGAAATTTGGTAGCGTTTTACCATCTCCCAGTACATCACACGTACATGCAAAATACGATGTATTAGTTTGGTTCGAAATTTGTGAATTAGCGCCAAATGGTGAATATGTACCCTCCGTGGTCGATCATAGTGATGATCTACCATGCCGTGGATTATTTTTGCTGCATCAGGGAATTCAACGTCGTATTCGAATTACTATTGTTCACGAACCAGCATCTGAATTGCGATGGAAAGATGTTAGAGAATTGGTTGTAGGTCGTATTAGAAACACTCCAGaaccagaagaagaagacaatGATTCATCCGTGCTCTCATTAGGTCTATTTCCTGGTGAATATTTAGAAGTACCCGGTGATGATAGATGCATGTTCAGATTTGAAGCAGCATGGGATAGTTCTCTTCATAATTCAGCTTTGCTGAATAGAGTCACAGCATATGGAGAACAAATCTTTATGACCATTTCTGCATATCTCGaa ttGGAAAATTGTGGAAGGCCGGCGATCATCACAAAAGACTTAAGCATGATTATTTATGGCAGAGACGCTAGAGTAGGACCACGTTCTCTGAAGCATCTGTTCAGCGGAAGTTATCGCAATCAGGAAGCGAATAGGCTCAGTGGTGTTTACGAGTTGGTCCTACGTCGTTCTTCGGAAGCAG gtgTTCAGAGGCGACAACGTCGTGTATTAGACACCAGTTCTACATATGTtagaggagaagaaaatctTCATGGATGGAGACCTCGAGGAGATAGTTTAATATTCGATCATCAATgggaattagaaaaattgacgAGATTAGAAGAAGTGGGGAAAGTAAGACACACATTACTATTACGAGAAAAACTTGGTATTGATAAAGTATCATTCtgcaataaaatatcacaTGATTTCACCAAAAGTGAAAag GACGTTTGTAACATGATGGCGAAGGCAACAAACGAAACGCATGCTAGTCCGGTAAAATTGAAGCGTTCAACAAGTAAAGACATTTATGAACCTTGGGAAATGtccgagagagaaaaagaattagcTTTGAAATGTATCAAACTTATTCAAGGTCGAATTCCAAACAAAGAACCTATTTTATTGTCAGATGTTTCACCTGGAGAAGATATGGCTGATATGTCGACATCTATGATGTCTTCGGTGATATCATCTTCGTCTCAAGAGTCAGTATACGAGAGAGCTAGTGATTACTTAGAGCAG GCCGCTGGTATAATAGTATGGAGCAAGTCTAAGTCGTGCATCCTTAGGTTAAGTTCACCAGAAAGAGCTAGACTGCAGGAATTGCAGGAAAGTATATTAGCCAGTGAATCTGCTAGCCAATCATGTACTATTGCGCCGGCTCCGTTGGGTTCATCTTCTCCATCAAAGGAGAATTTAGTTCTCTACGTTCCAGAAGTCGAAGAAATACGTATCAGTCCAGTTATTGCTAGGAAAGGATATTTGAATGTTCTCGAACACAAGACTAATGGTTGGAAGAAACGCTGGGtg GCTGTGCGACGACCATATGTTTTAATCtttcgagaagaaaaggaTCCAGTGGAGAGAGCTCTTATTAATTTAGCTACTGCTCAAGTTGAATATTCTGAAGATCAATTAGCTATGGTAAAAGTACCAAATACTTTcag tgTAGTCACAAAACATCGaggatatttattacaaacattAGGAGACAAAGAGGTTTATGACTGGCTATATGCTATTAATCCTCTTCTTGCTGGTCAAATCAG GTCAAAACTAGCGCGCAAAGGTCCGGCAGCtacaaatttgaataatgcTTCACCTGTTGGTCTAATTCCGCCAATAGATCAACAATCGAACCAAAATAA GTATATTCATTAA